A single genomic interval of Pomacea canaliculata isolate SZHN2017 linkage group LG5, ASM307304v1, whole genome shotgun sequence harbors:
- the LOC112564802 gene encoding uncharacterized protein LOC112564802, translating into MDLNGTFFINNITITTARKSYDSIDVDVGTTSCGSFDDEACYVTCSHRHVEQTSDCLVTMNVTCDLDNVMGRYVRLRQNNATGLVLCDVNIMGWTDRNKTSVNFALNAPCNQSSTWHNDWSAGKAVDGNRNGTRAGLSCSHTMDGNYEKVHWWQVNLRKLVLVSYIVIANRVDSCCTHRLANFTVELGRLESNGNISYTLCRYHGGVAGPLTTLNCTKSIWGQFVRISQEDELLTLCEVEVYGDTHGNNTGHFTEMALIPDLTCDDLKLRTSLATPQITTAGTASTMLPTDATGLNIFSEDTFGS; encoded by the exons ATGGATCTGAATGGAACGTTCTTCATCAACAACATTACGATAACGACAGCGAGAAAAAGCTATG aTTCCATTGACGTAGACGTCGGGACTACGTCCTGCGGCTCCTTCGACGACGAAGCCTGTTATGTCACATGCTCCCACCGTCACGTTGAACAAACGAGTGACTGCTTGGTGACCATGAACGTCACGTGCGACCTCGACAACGTGATGGGGCGGTACGTGCGACTACGTCAGAACAACGCCACTGGTCTGGTGCTGTGTGACGTAAATATCATGGGCTGGACGGACCGTAATAAGa CATCAGTTAATTTTGCGCTGAACGCGCCGTGCAACCAGAGCTCGACATGGCACAACGACTGGTCAGCAGGCAAGGCAGTGGATGGCAACAGGAACGGAACTAGGGCGGGGTTGTCGTGCAGCCACACCATGGACGGAAACTACGAGAAGGTCCACTGGTGGCAAGTGAACCTGAGGAAGTTGGTTCTTGTGTCATACATTGTCATCGCAAACCGCGTGGACAGCTGCTGCA ctCACAGACTGGCCAACTTCACTGTGGAGCTGGGGCGTCTGGAGTCCAACGGCAACATCAGCTACACGCTGTGTCGTTACCATGGCGGCGTTGCTGGACCTCTGACGACCCTGAACTGCACGAAGTCCATCTGGGGTCAGTTTGTCCGCATATCACAAGAGGATGAACTACTCACACTGTGTGAAGTCGAAGTCTACGGAGACACACACGGTAACAACACAGGACATTTCACAG AGATGGCGCTCATCCCTGACTTGACCTGTGACGACCTCAAACTGCGTACATCGCTGGCAACACCGCAAATCACGACAGCAGGGACAGCATCAACCATGCTTCCGACTGATGCAACGGGgttaaacatattttcagaaGACACTTTCGGAAGCTAA